A genomic region of Macaca thibetana thibetana isolate TM-01 chromosome 14, ASM2454274v1, whole genome shotgun sequence contains the following coding sequences:
- the OOSP3 gene encoding oocyte-secreted protein 3: MKDFVGLQSSFLLCVILTLSEQKSVSVGCTSSMFWVVAEPTLLGQDHILHSDEASLGTGCPVTNVTAKGYEFNYPATECGIQKECANCVFFKTFSSSSLDTTSSSIHNNLTEFQNDPPSTNSHSPWNLTNPSLFGLTQIPYFQDSSVEASHPSLLLNMSHPLLHESANVAIF, from the exons ATGAAGGATTTTGTGGGGTTACAATCGTCTTTCCTTTTGTGCGTGATTTTGACTCTTTCTGAGCAAAAGTCAG TGTCAGTAGGATGTACTTCCTCTATGTTCTGGGTTGTGGCTGAACCAACTTTACTTGGTCAGGATCATATTTTGCATTCTGATGAAGCATCTCTAGGAACTGGCTGTCCTGTAACCAATGTAACTGCGAAGGGATATGAGTTTAATTACCCTGCCACTGAGTGTGGGATTCAGAAAGAG TGTGCAAATTGTGTCTTCTTTAAAACTTTCAGCTCATCATCTTTGGATACCACTTCAAGCTCTATCCATAACAATCTTACAGAATTCCAAAATGACCCTCCCTCTACCAATTCTCATTCTCCCTGGAACTTAACCAACCCTAGCTTATTTGGATTGACTCAGATTCCATATTTTCAGGACTCCTCG gTAGAGGCATCTCATCCGTCACTCCTACTTAATATGTCTCATCCACTACTCCATGAGAGTGCAAATGTAGCTATATTCTAG